In the Gavia stellata isolate bGavSte3 chromosome 17, bGavSte3.hap2, whole genome shotgun sequence genome, ATCCCATATTAGGTCTCTCAAAATGGTGAGGAGTTACGGCCAGAGAGTTGCGTCCTTTCCCAAGAATTGCACTGCTGATGCTTGTCTGTCCTTTCTACTGTTTTTATGTGTAAGCAGCTGCAGTTTCCTTGATTACATTGCAGTCTTGCTGTCCAGGCTAAGATCTCCAAGCTGCTCTGGTTCCTGCTTTTCCTAGTTCCTACTCCAGACCCTCCCCAAATCCTGCTGATGCTTCCACTAGGATGCTTCCAAAATCTGTAATGTAAATCTGTAAAGCTTCTCTTGGCTGTACTGCTTCCAGTTAACTTATTCTTTGTCCTCAGCTCTTCAACTCCAGACTATGCAAAATGAGCTCTTTCGTGTATCTTTTGCCACTGCCTCAACCTACTCCCTGCCTCATTCTTTCATACCCAGTCTGGCTTCCCAGCCATCAGGGTCCACATTCTTGCTTTCAAGTTGCACTAATCTCATTCTGATTTAAGCTGCCCTCACTTCCTATTTGCTGCTCCCTCCGGGTTGCTCCTATTTTTGTCTGAATCCACCCCCGTGTTTGCTCCCACTCTGTTCAAATGCAgctccttccctgctctgcttcagaaaacagcCCAAGACCTGCAGCGTTCTCATGGCAACGCACTCGCTACTAATCCGCTTCAGAGCTGTGTCTGTTCCCTGCCTGGGGTAGTCAGCCAGGAGCTGTGCACCCAAGTCTTCAAATAAAGGACAGCCTCACACTAAGTAGACCAGGGGGGCTTTGGAAGCAGTTGCCAGGTGAAAGCAAGGCTGATTGTTGAAAAGTGGTGCCGTGAGGAGGCAGCAAGTTGCAAGATACTTGCCTCGGCAGTCTTGGTTGGCTTGTTTTCTTCTACAGCAATGGGTGCACCTTGTCCAGCAGTTCCTGGAGAGCTGCTGGAGCCAAGCAGGCCGAGTTACGCTTGAATTACAAAAGCTGTGGATTGGCCTGTGTTACTCTAGGCTATTTGAGAGCAATGACTATTTGATTGCTGCAGCTCTGAATGGTTCAAAGCGCACAACAGCTGTACAATGCTGTTGAGAGCATATTTTGCCACTACAACAACATGAAGCACTCTCTTCTGGGAAGGTCTTCCTTGCACCTTTAGTAGTGGGATCTCCCTGCCAGTGCTCCTCATTCATTTTGGGCCATTTGTTCATCCACATTAAAGTGCTGAGAAAGCCTTCTGTCTGGCACTCTTGCATCTTTTCTAAGCTCCCTTGAGGTTTCATAGAGTTTGTTTTATATTATCTGACTTTACAGCCTGATGTGACTCTAGTAGGTTGAGAGCTGTTTGTGCCTTCTCTGAAATATCTCTGTGCACTTTGCTGTAGCCAGCTTCCAAAGCTTAGAGTTATCTGGGTACAtggaggttttatttttttcttttttaaaaagagcccTAGTATCTAATCTAGCTATGAAAAAGGTAAGAATTGTTGACCCAGTAGTTTCTGCAGTGTCCTTTTAATAGTTTGCCCTGATATTGCCTAAAATATTCTCAGCCTGGCAGAGTCCTTCCCACTGTCCAGCTCACGGGGTAAAGAACTGTTCATTTCAACCCTGAGTCTTGACCTGAACTGCGTGCACTGTCCTCAGGGGAAGATAAAGTACCAGCAGCTCTAGCCTTCTCCCAGCCCAGAAAAGCAGAGCCACACTGCTTTCCCCACCCTCATAAAAACCTGAAGTGCCAGAGAGGATAGATCTTGGTCACTACAGATAAGGGACCTGTGCTCTTGGTGCCTGGGCTTTTTCTGGCTTGATACCAATGAAATGAGGCAACAAGACACTTCCAGTTACAGATACATTTATTCTTCCATATCTGTACAGCTGATAGATCAGTGCATGCTTCAAGCAGCAGTATCTAGAGAAATTTCTTCTCCTGCTAGTAGGATAAATAAACTGCTGTTGCTGTATTACGAGCTTACATGGATGCTTACCTGTTTCCAGGCTGGAAGTGCCAACTGCACTTGAGTTAGCGGAAAAAAAACCCACgagcaaaaaaaggagaaacagctttgatttttcaCATCCAAACATGGTGGGAGAAGAAACACTAGTTTCTGTCTCTTGACCCTTGCCGTAACTATGGCTTTGAGATGCAATGCAACTGTCTCCTTGCAAGCTGCCTGCTTGTCCACAAATGATGTATGCCATATCCTTTTCTGTCCGTGTTCCGCAGTGTCATAGCCACATCCCCAAAATAACAAGTCTTTTGCCAAACAATGCCATTCTTCCGTGAGGAGGAGATGCACGGTCAAGAGTGGGAAATCCCCAGTGTGGAGAATGGAAACTTGCCCACGAGGTTCGAGCAGACAGTGCTCTCATCTGAGCACGGAGCCTGTGAGCTCTGCTCCAAAGGACTCCTTGGCAAGGACAAGGACAGTCTGTGGTGGGTAAGGTGAGAACAACAAAACAGGCCACACACAACAGGAATGCTGCAGTATCCTTCCTCCTGCTAGGACTAGggaagctggcagcagcagtaaGTGAACATGATATGTTAAAGGATAAATACCTTCAAATGGCATAATCTCTTGGATTCTGTTTCCTGAGGGTCTGCAGAACATCCTCAAGAAGCGATAGCCCCAAATCCACTTTGAAGGACAGGAAGGGATCGGACAGGTCAGAAAGAGTGGTGCCGTTCTGGGAGCCTGTCTCTGAGGTCCCGCAGTCTGTAGCCTGGTCCTTGTGGAATTGAGTTTGAGTGGCTTTGTGGTATTGATGAGTAGCACCAGAAAATGAGATGTCAGAGTGAGAATCTGTGTGATCAATGATGTTAGGGCAGCTAGAACTGTCCAGGTACAGCCGGGGAGGCTTGGGAGGTGCTTGTGCCTTGGCTAAGTTCTGCTCACTCTGACATGACAGGTAATCAGACTTGTCCTTCAGATCCCTCAAGCATTCCCTCTTCTGGCACTGTCCATCGCTGTCCAGAGTGTGGCTGTTCTGATTCAGGATGATGACTTGGTTGCCCAGCTTTTTGTGTCTCCTGAGTGAGAAACGTCTGAAGAACGTCGTGGACTTAATGGACCCTCTCCGCCAAGTATCCATGCTGATGAAAGGCAACGAGAAGAAGGAAACTGCTGACTCTTCGCAGTCAGGTGTCGGACTTAAGTCGCAGGATCAGCAGCAAGCCACACAACAGGAACAacctcttccttccctgttcctgtagctggaaggaaaacagagaggctGGTATTGCAGGAAATGCAAACTTCACACTACGTCCCTGTGTTAAGGAGCAATTGGCCTGTCTTAGATATTAAGGAGTCTCCTTCTTCAGTGGAGAAGGAATGGCGATGTCTGAGCTTATTAAAtctgtgctgcagaaacaaGCTGATGAAGAATAGCAAAGGCACACAGTCACCATGAGAACAGATTTAATCTAGCATCTAGAACAGAAGGGCACTTTGGTACCATGGTAACCAGCCACCTTCATGGTGAAGGGCACAGTATAAAAATCTCAGTGGGTGGCTAGGAAGGGAGACGGTGACTCAGTCACACTGAAGGAAACCAAAGAAATACAGtcaaatggaaattaaaaaagcaacaaaacgCAGATGTAGAAGACAAACGTTAGGAAAATTGAATGCAAAGTAGACTTACGCTGTGTCGGAGCGGCACCCGAGTCCAACAGGCGGAGAGGAGAAACTGCTGAAGCACTCGGAGAACTGTGACTACCACGTTCACCAATACGCTGGGACGTTGGAAGAAGCAAGTCCAGGGACAATTCAGCCAGGTTGGACCTGGAACGCTAAAAATCCACAATGCCTCCGTCTCTTCATGTGCCTCCTGTCACTGCTtcccaggctgcagttctttgTGCGTATGTATTTGTTTTGAGCCAAGCCCTTGCTGAGTCAGCCACGTCAGAAACTGGGTTTTACACTATTGGTAATTGCCAGGATTGCAGGAAGTAGGTGTGCAGAGTGGCAAAGCATCAGCCCACACTCTGCCTGAGGAGAAAGCAAGCTCCCTTGGAGGCACCCAGATTGCTTGAGAACTGTCAACGTGAATATCTACTTGTAGCCCATCTTGAATCAGGCTGTTTCTTCTCTTGGTGCTCTCCCTTCTGCCACTTCTGATTGCTGGTTGTATCAGCAGGGCTCCCAAATGAGGCCGGAAATaatcttttgtctgttttaaatttaaatccaGAGTGCGAGGCAGTGATTCAGGTTTGTATGGGTGATTCATCTGCATGAATCTCATGTAGGCTATTTCATTCAGCCAAGCAAATGACAGTATCTGTGGTTAGTGGACAGGAACTTTGAAGAAGCCTAGTTCTGCCACTGAAGGCTGATACAATCTGGTGCTTTCTCAGACACTGTGAAAATCTGTGCTGCGCAGTACTGAAAGGTTATTTCATTCATGCAGCTCCTAAGATACCAATTATGGCATATCAGTCTCTTAATTTCCCAGTCTAAGTTTCTCATCTGTTGTGGGCTTCTATTTTGTCCTCGCAGCTAGACACGCTGCAGCTGGAGGAACCACTTTGCTGACACATGGTAACGAATTTACACTTGCCCTATTTTCATGCAGAATCTTATTTAGCTATTCTATTGCCTTTTCATCTCTTCTATTCAAGATGTCCTTAAATCACCACTAAATCTAGTTTCTAGAAAAATGAATtcgagattttttttttttccattcacctTCTGTCAAGGTGCATTTATTTCTACCTGAACTGTCAAGCAAATGACATGGATGTTTCCAAGCATTGCAGTGCTTTGAATACATCCGAAATAGTAAGGCCACCTACTAATGTTAAGTGGCTTTTGAAAGCAGAGTGCCAAAACCACCACTTTGCTCTGCGATAGCAGCTGTCATCTGCTGCCTACGTTTATTAGGTAGAGTCTGCAATCACCACTTAGTTGATGTGACAGTTGCTACCACACACAGCAGAAAGGCTCCAAGAGCTTTTGAGAACTAAAACACTCTTGTGTAAGGCTTAGGAACATACCTGGTGGTTTTCTTTCCGTAGCCACTTCCACGACTAAACCACAgaaaggtttgattttttttttttgtttttaatggcaTTAGCCTTTATAACAGATGAAGTGTATGCTGGACTTTGTGCACCAGTGTTGTACTTGCAGAGCAAGCTTGTCATCCAAAATAACTGGCCACAGTGAGGCAAGCCATGCTTCCCCATCCAGCATTGTCGTGAGCAGGGAGCCGCTCCAGCAGCAAGAGGGTGATTCAGTCTCCCTGTCTGTCCCACTCTGTCTCGTCAGTAACCTTGTTATGAAGCAGGCTATTTTCTGTAGGCCAGGCAGCTTTCGCACCTTACCTGATTTCTCTGGGGTCACACTGCTATGAACCACCTTCCTGACTCGAAGGTGCATGTTGTGAGTGTGGTTTGTGGAGAGGGGGGCTGGGGTGTATACTGTCCTTGACAGGttgcatttgctttctgctcctAGGCATCAGTGGTATCAGAACGGGATTACGAGAGCCTGGTGATGATGCGGATGCGccaagcagcagagaggcagcagcttaTTGAACAGCTCAAGcgagaagaagaggaagagtcTCACACCTAGCATGAGACAGTATGGATTCTCCCCACCCCATCATTCTTCATTTCCAAAGCTGTTTCTTAAATTAAGTCAATAAAcctccttttttaaaactgttgtaGGAATACAAACTCTCAGTGACTGCAGCCCTTATCCTTTTTCAGCGTGGGGGGGGAAAATATGACTGCATAAGCTTCAGAGTAAGTGTATTAACCTGTCCGTCTGTGTACTCTGAGCAGCTGCCCAGTCACAGAGGACAGGGTGTGAGAGGTGCTACCAGAACACCAAACCTTGGAGCTTCTTTTAACTCCTGAAAGCTTGTTCAGGAGCTGTGGATCCAGAAGGCTTTGGCAGCAACTGCTGAAAACAACCCACAGAAAGATACTGGTCTCTTTAGAGAAATGTTTTATTGGTGTTACTCCTACAGCAGCATTGATATACAGTCCCAAACAATCCAGCATTGCAACAGCTGCTGTTAAGATTACAGAGCCCGTACCTGAAATGTTCACAAGACCTTTCTGTGCTGCTCTAAGGCTATTTCAGGAACAATGTGTTACACTTGAATGGCACTCTTGGGGCTCAAAGTCTGATGATGCTGCTAACCACAATCTCATTTGGGAGAGAAACCAGCCTTGCTGCCGAGTGAAGGGATTCTCAAAGAGCACTCTGTAGGTTTAGCAGTTCCCGCTTACATTTCAGGGATGAGACAGCATGCCCTCCATGCTTGGCCTCCCCTCCCTACCCACCATGGCCTGGGAGAAGGCGTGCCCTGAACTCTCACAGCTCAGCACGTACCTCTTAGGCAGCCCTGAGGAGCAGGCAGACAAGTCTGTTATTTGAGCTTCCTCCAATGCATGCTAAATAGGAGAtgattaaaatgtaaaaagatgGTATTTGCCAGAGTGCCATTCAGATGAATGCAGAGATAGGGCCATCTGTTCTCCGTGCGTGATTTTGTCTGGACTGGGCATACCTTCCTCCCCCTGGTCTTGTGAAATGGCAGGGATGGCAAGTTTCCATTGGGTCAAGTTTTGCCTCTACACCACTCTGCTTCCCACGCCCGAGTGCCTGGAGTCTGGGACAGAAAGGAATTAAGGGGAAAAGTTTGCTGTCAGTCCTGCGTGAGATGATCCCCAGCAGGATCTTGTCCAGGTGGAATGCAGAAGTCTTCCTTGCTATTCCTTGTGGAGGCACCACACCAATGTCTGGCCCACGCCTGTCATGCTCACCACCCGGTAACCGCAGCTCTCCAGCTTGTTCAAGACTATCCGCGGTGCATCGTTCACGTAGTACTCCCAGCTGCAagcaggaaagaggagaagaaataaaatgaggtggagaaggaagagacaagAATTGCCTTGTGGAAATGACTCTGCCTCACTACTAAACCTATCTAAGACACTGCAGTGACCACATCTGGCATGCTGTCTGTGTGATGCAATGTCTTGGTTAACCAGATGGGGAAAGCCAAAACCCACAGCTACCAAACCAAGGAGGAAGCCTGTCCAAAGTGGAAGGGTCATGTTAAATTGAAACGTGGTTTGGGGACCGGTTGCCCAAACCACATGCTGCTTGGTTAACTGggctgaaactgcagcagagaggGTTTGTGAGTATTCACAGCTGGGGATTAATGAAAAAAGAGGATAATCTCGGCAAAGCAGGGAAGAATGATTCAGGTGTTTCTAAGGAatgaaaaaacagtgttttgccTGTGTCAGAGCATGTCTGTAAATTGGGTGTTTTTGAGAGCCTGGGCTTGAAATTTGGGgattggaaaaaaatgctgccttCAGCCAAGTATAAAGCCTTTGAAAAACCAGAATTTGTCAGCCCTCGACAGAGCTGCCAAATAAGGTGGAGCACAGGCTCCTCTCTACCCTGGCAGTTCAGAGCAGTTGCATGCTGTGGGTGTCTAGGAACTGACACTTGGGATCTTTGTCCAGCTTTTACTCCTCTGGGGTTTCTGCTGGCTCTGTGCATTTGGAGCAGAAGCTGTCCTTCTTTCCGCCTGGTCCCTCAGGCTGCTTCTCCGCAGAAGACTGGAGGGCTGTGAGACTGCTCCCAccacaaagaaaatacagggTGATTGCAGAGTGGAAGAGTAGCACGATACAGGCACAAAACGGGCTGAATTAGGTGGGGAAGTAGCAGAGCTGAAATGGCAAGTATAACCTTCAGTGCTGGATTTGGCAGCCTTTCTGTTCCTTTAACATAGTCTTTCTGGATGCAGTATTTATTCAAGCAGATGGGATAAGCTTCATAATAGTTTAGCTCTTAGATGACTCACTGTGCCAGATAAGCTGATAATGATGGGCTACAGGATCATTGGTGATCTTGTTTGGGCACCTTAACAAAGACTCCTCTGATTTTCATActaataacaattaaaaaagacCTAAAAGCATTTCTAAAGTTGCTTTTGCTAAGATTGCAAAGCATTAATGGAGTGGTGAGTGCTTTTAAAGCATGAAATAACACCAAGatgtgaaagctttttttcagtttctcaagACAGACTATACTTTGCTATAATTAGAGATGTGGTGTAAAGATAATATGTATTATTATAAGTGTCTTTGAACTTAATGCTTTCTCTAAGAGGCTTGCCACATACCCTTCAGATTCACATGTTGGAGTTGGTAAATATTATTCCCATTatgcagaggaaggagctgaggCAGGGATTGTTTGTTATTTGTAGGAACCTAAAAAACTGAGTGGTTGAgctaaaagcagaaggaaagctgaGTTGCCCAGGGCTTTAAACACAGCTCCGTATTGAGTGAAACAAAAGATTGCGCACAGTGCATATCAAATACGCCGCTGTCTCTGTGTGCAACCAGTCTGAATCAGGATGGAGTGGCTGGGAACCTTTGCGAAGCCTTTTCTCCCAGCGAAATGCTGGCAGGGAACAGAAAAGTGGCCGAGATTGGAGAGGACTTCTGCACTTCCACATCGTTAGGTACGTGaccccagctgccctgcctcCCAGACGTGCCAAAACCGGAGAGCCCAGATGAGTGCGCATGGGGATGGGAttgggctggggcaggagtgTCCTCCACGCGCAGCTATTTTTAGTGATGGAGCGGACAACCTCCTAGTGGTACCTGCCCGGCTGTCCTTTTGGCTTCCTCGAGGATGGCGTTTGGCTGTGCCCTGGGGAACAGCTAAATTAAAGTATTAGCAGGTGCCTCAGACCTCAGCTCCCAAAATTTGACAGAGAGGCATCAGTTTTCACTTAACACCAAACAGCGCCGATAGCCTTCATAATTACAGGTGGTGCCGGGGACGGTGCCCAGCAGTCATACATGCATGCACATCCACCTGGGTGGACCCAGGAGaatctccttttctgcagcagccAAGGGTCAGGCTTTTGATCCTTGGCCCCGCACTGGCTGCCAGAAATGTgcaggctggggcagagcccggcTCCCCCCTTGCTAAAGCCCCGATGCCCCCGGGGTTCTGCCCCTGCACATCAGATAGGGGAGCGACAGTGCGTGCCTGCGCGCCGGCAGCTGATTGAACTTAATGATGTGCCGTTCGCAGTAGCTGGTGCAAGGCTGCATAACAGGATCAGTGCTCTCCCTTATTAGAGGCAATTAAGTACTTCATCTGTATCTTACAGTGCCCCAGCAGGTCTGTACTGCTTAGACCTTTTCTTTCAGGCTCCCTCCAATGTCCTGTTTAATGTTTTGGGGCCCACGGTGCTATGGGAAGGGCAAGATTTGCAACGTCCTGTAGCTGGGCTTACAGCTAGCAAAGCCTTGCAGTCAGGTGGAGGGAAAATCCTCCCTGGCCGTGGTGCAAATACAGGAGCTCCCCTCCCTGGTTGGGATTTTTGGCAGAGAGGCGGCCGGGGCTCACCCCGCTGGCAGGCTGCCGTGCCTCTCGGGGTGTCAGCAGCCACATTCCAGCCGGGTTATGTTCTCCACCCCTGTTGCTCAAGCGCAAACGGGGAAGACGTGCCGCAGGGACGCAGTGAAGTTACCCTGGGTATAACACAAGCCGTACCAAGAAGCTGCTGAGGGAGCTCAAAATGCTCCAGGCCacaaggagggaagaaaggtgGTGAATCCGCCAGGGAGATCCCATGGGCAGCTCAGATCCCTTCTCCCAAACACGCAAAATGTGGCACTCTGGTTCCTTATAATGCTGCGTCTCCTccctggctgctggggcagaCACCAGGGAGGCATTTTACCTTTCTTTGCCACCCGAATCCTAGGGATCCTCGCCCCTATCTCTCGGGAGCCAGCAGCACTTCTTCCTTCCTGAAGcctcttcttttccccctgCCTCGGGTACCCTTCTCTCActgcagagctccctgcctgctcccgggctcggctcggctcggcagGCAGCAGCGTGCAGCCGGCACTGCTGCCAATCTCCTGGCCACCCACGGGGTTGGGAATAGCAGCGCGGAGACGGCTCAGCCCAGCAAACCCACCCAGAGCTGCTCGGGAGGGAGATGAGTGACGAGGGGTCCGAGATCAGCCTGCCCGCAGGTGTGGGGAGCTGGCAGCGGCCTGAGTTTGCATTTGGAAGGGTCTCGCTTTAACGGGGGGCCTTCACTATCTTTTATTTAAtctcctctttctttaaaatcttcCACCCCATTCCGGTTTTTAACGCTGCAGGAGTTGAGGACCCGGACCTCGATGTTTGCCGGGCTGGTACCGAGTAGGTGGGTTTTCCCAGCTCCGCCGATGGAAGTTTGAGAACATACTGGGACCCAGAGGCCCCTTCTGTTTAACGCCTGGTTCTCCTCCTACTCCTCCTCTGCGCCACGACGCGAGTGGGCAAGCTGAGCAGAAATCTAACGGCTCCTCTCtgttgtttcagtttgcttttggggctttgttttgctttgtggggttgggtttttttcctggagaaaaacaagtgagatatcaagtggggaaaaaagaaaaaaaaaaagtgggccAAGATGCAACAAACATGCTGGTAACGTCTCCAAGCTGCACTTTGATGAAGGCTGGTGTCAAACCCGGCGTGGGCAGAGACGGGGACATGGAGAAGCTTCAAATATCTATGGCTTGGGAACACGTGGGCTAATGGGTTGGAGTTGGGGGGGGACACAACGGGAAGCAGCTCCAACCCTGGGGCTCAGCAGCCCGAGGAAAAGCTTCAGGAGCCATCAAGAGGGGCTGGCTCAGATACTCGGTAACGGGGAGAAACCTCAAGCTGCACTAGAGAGTGTGACGGGACGGGACAGACTGCGGATGAGCGTGTCGGGAGGCTCGGCACCAGAAAAGGCCACAGCCAGAGCAAGGCTGGGACGGGCACCGTTTGCTTCTGAGCGTCTCAGGGCTGGAAATGCTAATGAGACAGAGGAGGTTTGTCTTTCAGGATTAAGGGTGGGATGAAGGCAGATAAAGTTATGGAGAAAGATTCAAATGCTCACTGTGCCGGTTTTATTTCAGCCAGGGCACGCGTCAGGTAACAGCCAGAAGCATCCCCAGCGTACAGGGGGTGAGGGGGGCATGGGACAGGTGCTCAAATGGGGtcaaagcaaggaaaaagaaagaactaaATGAAATACCAGGCAGCGTTCCTTGGGTGAGCGTTAACAGGCAGGGGCAAGGACATGTGCGTGCCC is a window encoding:
- the C17H15orf62 gene encoding uncharacterized protein C15orf62 homolog, mitochondrial, yielding MDTWRRGSIKSTTFFRRFSLRRHKKLGNQVIILNQNSHTLDSDGQCQKRECLRDLKDKSDYLSCQSEQNLAKAQAPPKPPRLYLDSSSCPNIIDHTDSHSDISFSGATHQYHKATQTQFHKDQATDCGTSETGSQNGTTLSDLSDPFLSFKVDLGLSLLEDVLQTLRKQNPRDYAI